CACCTGGGCAGACTGGCAGCTTGAACTGAAGCAGTTGCAGGACAAACAGCAAAATTTAACAGAACAGCGACATCGCTTTCAGCAACAGGATGAGAGAATCCGAACCGAACTGGAGGCGAAGCGTCTGGCCTGGCAGGCAGCCAAATCAGATTTACAGCATTATTCAGAACAGCTAAAAGAGATGAATAGTGAGATGATTTCCGGTTTGACGCTGGATGTACAGGCACATCAGGCCAAGCTGGAAAAAGCCCAGGCTAAGTTTGACAAATTGGGCGCAGTCAATCTGGCAGCTTCCGCAGAATACGAAGAAGTTTCCCGACGTTATGAGGAACTCAGCCACCAGATGCAGGACCTGGAAAATACAGTGGAACAGCTCCAAGCTGCCATGAAAAGTATTGATCAGGAAACCCGTAAGCTGTTTATGAACACTTTTGATCAGGTCAATGCCGAGCTGCAACACCTGTTCCCGAAAGTGTTTGAAGGCGGTGAAGCCAGCTTGAGTCTTGAAGACGGATGGCAATCGGGTGTAAAACTGATGGCAAGACCCCCGGGCAAACGCAACAGTTCGCTGGCTTTGCTGTCTGGTGGTGAAAAGGCCCTCACGGCATTGGCTTTGGTCTTCGCGATTTTTCGTTTAAATCCGGCGCCATTTTGTGTGCTGGATGAAGTGGATGCACCGCTGGATGATGCCAATGTGGGGCGTTTTTGTAATTTAGTCAAAGAGCTTTCTGAACACGTGCAATTTATTTATATTACTCATAACAAACTTGCAATGATGATGGCGACTGATCTGTTAGGTGTAACCATGCCTGAACCAGGCACATCAAAACTAGTGACAGTAAATTTGGAACAGGCAAAAGAATACGGCTTAGCTGCGGAGGTATAACATGGAAATCACCACAATTATCGGGATTATTATTGCAGTTGTAATCATGCTGCTCGGCATCAAAATGATCTTTAAAAAACCTGCTGAAGCTATCCCTTCTCTTGATGCAGATCTCCATATTGACCCGGACAGCCAGACGCCCGTTATTCCACGTCATGTGCGTTCACAGCTCAACAAAAAAGAAGCAGAAGCGGTAGAGCGGGTAGAACCACGCCTGCATGAAGAAACCCCTGTAGCGCTGTCTGCAAATCCCGACCAGGTCGAACCGGGACTTGCAGATGCAGCAAGTGTGGCAAAAGCAGAGAAGCATCAAGCTGTTACAGCAGAGGCTAAACCTGCCCCAGAACAGCTGGAAGATACACCGGCCGATGTGGCAGCCACTAAAGCAGGCTCAGAACATCAAGCAGAATCTCAGCCGCAAGAGCAGATAAAAACTGAAGAAAGCAAAGCAGATATGACCGAAACGGTGCATGACTCAGCGCCTGAGTTCAGCCTGAACAGCAATATCGAAAAAGCTGAAATCTCTGAATTTAATGATGAAAGCAGCATTCTGGATGCACATCT
The nucleotide sequence above comes from Acinetobacter sp. 10FS3-1. Encoded proteins:
- a CDS encoding cell division protein ZipA C-terminal FtsZ-binding domain-containing protein yields the protein MEITTIIGIIIAVVIMLLGIKMIFKKPAEAIPSLDADLHIDPDSQTPVIPRHVRSQLNKKEAEAVERVEPRLHEETPVALSANPDQVEPGLADAASVAKAEKHQAVTAEAKPAPEQLEDTPADVAATKAGSEHQAESQPQEQIKTEESKADMTETVHDSAPEFSLNSNIEKAEISEFNDESSILDAHLHEQKIVDEESALANAEMIISLHIYPQNRVLSGDKTLKVLLKYGLRYGELACFHRYSEDGSKLLFSVLRMTDTGMEGFDLETLSTEEVKGLAFFLALPHSDVQNAFDTMDSVSRLIAREVDGIVYDQNHQEFTPQLREFWRHQAIDYRAGQTAAEA